The window ACCTTGTAAAGCTTCCACTGGCTTCATAAAACTATTGACCTTTTAGACACActgaggttgttttttttctgtgatgGCAATTGACTTTTTGGGTGAACTGGCATTCAGACCGTTTCCGATTCTCCTGATTAAGATGAAGAGGCTTAATGTGGCCTTTAAAACGTGTTCCAGGTTTTATGGGTTTTATTATCCCACTGAAGCTATCGTTTTACGAGTGCAGTCTTGGGGCCGATCCCAGAAATGTCCAGTTTCAAAAAGAAACTGGTGGCCAAGTTCCTATTCTGCCTACAATCCTAGGGGAGAGGTGGTTAGTCTAGATGGGAAAATCTGGTTGGTTTATTatcgcagggtttctcaaccttggcaacttgaagatgtgtggacttcatggctggctggggaattctgggagctgaagtccacacatcttcaagttgccaaggttgagaagcactggtttatACTAACTAAAATCAGCCTGGTTTATACTAACTTCCTGGCTTAACCAGGGTTAAAGACCCCAAAGGTACATTTGGAAATAGGCAATGCTTAGTGGGTTCTAATCATGGTCTGTTTAGAGAAGAGGTCACATTGCAAGCAACCCTTACCCCTAACTGTAATGGTTATGCAAATCTAGCAACTGGCTTCATTCACTAAGCAAGTTtgttgctgtacaggtagtcctcgacttatgatcacaactgggattggaacttccgttgctaagcaaggcagttgttaagtgagtcacacctgattttacaaccttttttgacatggtcattaagcgaatctggcttcccccattgactttgcttgttggaagccggctgggaaggttgcaaatggcgatcacatgaccctgggatgctgcaactgttgtaaatacatgccggttgctaagcgcctgaattttgatcatgtgaccgtgggaatgctgcaacggtcatatgtgcgaggactggttgcaagtcactttttcagcatagttgtaactttgaacggttgctaaacaaatggctgtaagtcaaggactacctgtaatgtgagGCTGTTCGCCTGACTAGAAAGGGGTGAGGATTTTACATGCAATCAAATTGACTTCTTTTCTTCTTAGTGAAATGTAATTTTGGAAACTCTCAAACGGGGTAGAAAGTTTTGGTACGGTTGTGTGGATGCGCTCCTCAGCTGGAGTCAGAGAGTCATATTTTTTGGGAACTATATTCCATTTGGACAGGCTGCAGATGTGCGCATGGGACAACAGCACTTGGTACCCCCAATCATCCCCTTTGTTGGAAATTCTGGGGGTAGGGTTCCCAACACAGCCATGCTGAAAAAGCCCATTTTTAAGTAACTGGGGGCAGTTGCCCGTGGCATGCTCACCTCAGCTCTCGTGCGTCTGGACAGCACCCGCAACCAGTTGCCAATCATGGTCAGGATGGAGGCAAAGTACGCCAGTCCCAGCAGAATCCAGACCACCACCAGTGGTTGGTACCAGAAATAATCATGGCTTTTCGTGTCACCTGGGAGGTAGAATGCACTGGGAGCTGGAGGCTCTCGACCATTGCCCAGCCCCTCCCGACCCACCAGGGAGAGTCAACCTGCAACCCcaactataattcccagcatcCGTCACTATTGGTCATGCTCAATGGGACTGGCTGGGACAAAAATTGGGAAGGTGATAtgttgtccctccctccctcatttctcAATGCTGAAAATTCAGGAAACTTTAGTTAGAGAGGTGAATTCCAGTCGGGACCTGACTGTGATGGGAGTGATGGGCTTGTTCTACCTGGCCTGCAGGATTTTCATTCCCCAACTCAATTTTGTGAGTAAGATATGCAAGCTTGGGTATAACAAAGGTCTCTTCTTTAGGCTGGCTGTTTAAGAGAGAGATAGCTGGAAGGACATTCCTATTAGGCCTGGCAGACCCCACCACCTGTAAAACTCAGTGGATAATATTAAACCAAGTTCTCCTTCCCCATGGAATCTATCTTGCAGTTCAGTCAAGATAAGGCCTGAGCTCCATGGGATATACAggcaattaattaataataaaaagattcTTGTTTCaaacaggaaggaaagggaaaaaatgcaaacaaggaaaataaaaccCTGGAAATagatttacagatagtccttgacttacgaccacaattgggaccagaacttctgtcgctaagtgaggtggtcattaagtgagtcacacctgattttatgacctttttgccatggccattaagtgaatcacacggttaagagaatctggcttcccccattgactttgcttgccagaagccaactgggatggtcgcaaatggcaatcacatgaccatcgtaaatacatgccatttgccaagtgcctgagttttgatcacatgaccaggggaggacactgcgacagtcgtaagtgtgaggactggtcataagtcaccttttccagcactgtcataattttgaatggtcattaaacgaatggtcgtaagtcgaggactacccgtagtAGATTTCTAATACTTCATTTCTCTTGCAGCAgtctttttaaatttcagatgGGCCACATATGGGAAACTCGGCCTCTGAACTGTCAGCCTCAAGGAGCGCCCTGTGGGACTCAGAAACTTTCTCGTTGCACAGAGAACATTACGTCTAGTATGTATTCGTTCATTTGGACCAATCGCTGCGTCAACAGGATTTGCATAGCAATCTTGGGTTTATTCCATCCATTTTCTGCACCCAGCCCCCAAGCAGGAGAGGACGCCGCAACCTGCACGTCCCATTTTGCAAGGCGTGTCTGTTTCTTCCTCCTGCCCTCACCTGCCACGTAGTCACCAAACCCAATCGTGGTCAAGGTGATCACCACGAAGTAGACACTTTCCAGGAGTGTCCAGCCTTCTACATGCTGGAAGACAATGGTGGGCAGAGAGACAAAGAGGAGGCAGCCGATCAGGATGAAGAGCAGCGCGGAGATGACGCGGACGATGGTGGCGCTCACCTGCCACTTCTGCAGAGGAAAACAGGGCCCAGAATGAGAGGCAGTTCCTACCAGGCCGGTGTCTGCCCAAATGGTCCGTCTAACCAGCAtcctacaggcagtcctcgcttaatggcacaagtgggaccagaattttggtcgctaagcaaagcagttattaagcgaatccaacccgattttacgaccctttttgcagcggtcattaagtgaatcaccatggctgttaaACGAACcacatggccgttaagtgaatcacatggttccctattgcttttgcttgccagaagccagctgggaaggtcaaaaatggcgattacGTGGCCACGGGACactacgatggtcataaatgcaacctgtaatatggtaatattttaaatatatggtaAATTGGTATGCATATAATACTTGTCTCTTTACTTACGTTTTAGTAGATTTTTCCTATTGcctatctctttttttctctatgcATCGTGGATTTATGTTACTtagttgataaaaaaaaaattattgaactGATTAACTAACTTTAAGTTGGACACCAAGGAATCGAAGAAAACGTTGCAAGCCAAGTAAATAGCCTTTGGAATGAAGCCATCTCCTTCCAGGCAGTGGCTTACAGCACCCATAAGCCACAGACACTGGGGGAGAGAGAGTGAGGGCTGAGGATTATGGGAATGGTAGTCCAACTTTTCTCTAGGGTGTTGTGCTTCCAATGAGCCGCCGTGGAAAATAGATCACTCCTGGAATGGAGGGTAAACATTAATGGAACTCACCAAGAAAATATCTTCCACCTTTCCGATCCCTTTCCGGAGAGAGGATCCCAGATGGTCTCCAACCCCAGCAAGTAACATCCCAAAGAGAGGAATTCCCACCAGGGCATAAAAGATGCAGAAGAGCTGGCCATGTCTGGTTTTGGGGGAGATGTTCCCAAATCCTGTTGGGCCAGGGAGAAACAGCAGAGAGgtcagaaaaaaagataaaaagcatGAATCAGCAGCCCCCGACCTGTATAGGGGTTTTAATCAGAGCAGTGGAATGAAGCCTCCAGGCTCAAAGGCAGTCTACCTCAAGCAATTTTTGGACCGCCATCACAAAGACGTGTTATTGGAAAGCAGAACCCTTGTCGATATGGGCAACTGATTAACTCTAATAGGGAATTTATTTGTCTTTGTTGGGGGTACTGGGGAGCCCACCTCTACCCACTTAAAAATGGGCTTTTTCATTTCAATCCCTGAATTCACCTCTTTTTtggagtttgcacaacacactcaaTCAGGCCAAGCCAGTCTACTAAGCTATAAACAGCTagaccttggcaacttgatgtgtggacttccacccatcttaaagcatgctggctggggaattctgggagttggagtccacccatcttaaagcatgctggctggggaattctgggagttggagtccacccatcttaaagcatgctggctggggaattctgggagttggagtccacccatcttcaagtcaccaagattgagaaacactgagctagactaACCCAAATCACACCGTTCGGGTGGTGTGAATGGAACTGCTAGGTTTTTACTGCTCCGGCTCCATGCGTGTGAACCCAGCAGCAGCGAGACCTGGCTTAAAATTAAGTTTCGCAAAGGAGGCGCAGGAAGCTGGTTTCCCCACCTCCCGGAAGAGATACAGACCCCCCAAACCGTTGCTTGCTGCCATTGTCTTTCTGGAGGCTCCATAATCAGCCCACACCTGTGCCCATTACCCAGATTGTAAAACCGAGGCCACCGCTTAATCAGCCACCCGCTCAGCATGCTTGTCTGATAAGCCAACTTTCCTATCAACCCCTGGATACCAATAGTGGTGATAACAGTGCCGGCGAAGAAAATGGCACTGTCCATGTCCCAGTGAGAGGTACTGGCATTGCTCCCGTTGACCACCGGATCCACGCCAGCGCCTGTAGCCTCGCTTACTTGCTAGGAGGAAGGACAGAAAGAAGAATTAAGGACACTTCCGGGCAACTTTCCTAGCAAAGTTATTTAAGTCATTTGCTTTCTTccacaatgttttttttcctccaacttCTTAGTTTAGCTAACAGCCGGTGGATttcctgctggtctcccatccaagcattaaccaGGTCGGGCTTTACGTTTTGAGCTCAGCCAGGGATGGCTGGAGGAGGGTAAAGAGAAGAGACAAACCCCAactctagtgtttctcaacctcagcccctttcagatgtgtggacttcaattcccagaattcattgAGAATTCTGAGGTGGAGAAACTCTGACTAAAGCCTGGGGggttctgggagtcgaagtccacacatctgacagGGGCTGAGGCAGAGGAACATTGTTCTagaggctgggggattctgggagtcaagtccacacatctgacagGGGCTGAGGcagagaaacattgttctagaggctgggggattctgggagttgaagtccacacatctgacagGGCCTGAGACACGTGGCCCTCAGCAACGGTTTTGCCcatcccgcccgcccgcccgctcacCTGGATCAGCTCCTCCAGCTCCTCCACGGCCACGCACCCATGCTCCTTCAGGAACTGCTCCAGGTACACCTGGATCTTCACCTGCCGGCTGGCTTCGTGGGGTTGCTCCAGCAGGCGGAAGATGAAGGCGCCCATTACCAGGTAAACCAGGACGATGGAGCCGAGGGCCAAGACAGTCGTCCGGCGCATCACCGCACTGGGCTCCGCCGGCCGCTGGCTGAAGATGGAATCCCTGGAGACGTAGCAGACTACGGGCAGAGAGCCATGGGGGTCAACGGCTGGCGGATAACTCACTGCCAGAGGATGAGGAAAGAAGACGGGACGGGGTGAGCGCACCGGGTAGGACTGCATCCAGACAACCCGCCGGATGGCTGGCCTCTGCCCCGAGAACAGCAGAGCAAATCCGCAGGCTGTGCGGAGCTTCCATGTTCAGGGGCACTCTATCTCTAAAATGCAAAGATGCCAGAGCGGGGGCATCTGATCCTCTAAATGCAACCTTGTTGGGAGCCCCATCTCGGCCATGGGGCTCAGGCCACGCGGTGTGTAAGAGAACAGCATTTACTcgtgggtttcccccccccccttcaataGGATTCCAGGGGACGACGGCTGAGAATTTGGGCTTTGAAGACAAGGTGGGTTTCCTCTGTTTTGAGATCACCCCCTTGCCTTCCCatctgagcctgaaaaaatattCCTTTCCAGCAACGGACCACAAACTCTTTCTGCCAGTTCCTCCCACTGAGAATCAGAAAAGCGGGGACCCCCCCCCAATAATCCCCATCTTCTTAGAAGCATAGAGGTGAAAGAGACCTAAAAGGTCATCAAGCccaaccccctgcacactgcaggattcgcTCCGCCGTCTCCGAATAGAGGACTATCCAGCCTCCATCCGAAAAGGCGTTCTTGCAACGGGATGTCACAGGCCCCGCTCAGCAGAAGGACCAGGAGGAACCCAAATAAAATCCTGCAAATATCTCACTCAATACCTGCTTCCCTATTCCTCAAACAATTTAGGCCCACGGCTAAAATATTAAATGCACCAACGAACCTCACCCCCAAGGCTCCCTATTAATTATTTCTGCTTGTCATCAGGTAGCAGAATAATTTTTATAAAGTCAACCCGCGTTCCCACAGATGTCTTAACGACTCGCAAGTTCCAGGTCAGTGTATAGTACTCACAATCAACCATAATTTTAAGAGATGGCAAATGGTGTAATTATGCGCAGCCCTGTGCCTAACAGGATTTCCAAATCTGGCATGATTctattaaataaagaaagaaatctagaGTGCACCATtcaagatatacaggtagtcctcacttaacaatgacaGTTAAGTTTaatgacggtttggacttacaacggtgctgaaaaaaaccaacttacgattggtcctcacacttacaactgtcgcagtgtccctgtggtcacatgatcaatttgggcgcttggcaaccagttcgcatttatgaccgttgcagcatcccgtggtcacatggctgccatttttgaccttcctggccagcttctatcaagcaaaatcaatggggtacttcatgatttgcttaacaaccatgtggttcacttaacacttgcagtgattcgcttaacgaccactacaaaaatggtcacaaaattgggttggattcgcttaatgaccacttctcttagcaaccaaaattccagtcccagttgtagtcattaagcaaggactacctttatgtcCAAACTTGTTTGGTATCTTCCATTCTCCTTATGCCAAGTCTACTAAGAAGTCACACTGAAAAATTTCAGTTCTAAAAAAGCGATCCAGGCAGTTCCATGTTGcagaaatgcagaataaattTGGAAAAGCGTTAGATCGTTTCAAACTGATTGCAGACTTTTCATTCAGAAAAGGGTTTCATTTCAGTAAACTTTAATTATGTCAGTTTGTGTTCTCTTAGGGTAAAACATGAAGATACACAAAGACAGAAGGAAGCCTTCATTGTGAAGATATAGGATAAACCACCTAATTTATCTTTTTGCTGTTTGCTTTTGTTTACTAATTACAGTCCAGGGACTTTTGCAACTACATCAAGGGCTGAGAAACCTTGGAATAAAAATCACAGAGGTCAGAATTAGTAAACCGTGGAGCGTTAGAAAAATTAGAATTTTGCAGGGATTCACAACGCCATTCTTGTCCACGGCTGCTCCCACACAAACTCTCCAGGCTTTTATTTCCCACAACAAAATCTTATGACTCAGTTATCCTTGTAGAAATGCAACACAATCAGGTAAACATTTTCAGAGCATCAAAACAAGCATCCTTGGCTTGTTTTGCATCGCTGACTTGAACACGCAAAAGGACTTGGGTTTGAATAAACTGAGTGCCGTGATGTTAAAATAGCAGAGGCTTCTGCTGTATAACCCCaccacacgcgcacacacacgtATGCAAACTTCCTTATTAATgcgttttctaaaaaaaatcaagaactcAAAAAATCAAGAACTCTTGAAGCAACCGGGTTTACAAAACAGGACATTCTGCTTCCTATCTGCAGCAAAGCAACCCAGGGGGCTGACTTTGCCAGGGCCCGCATCCAAGCTCGGCTTTCCCCACATGCTTGCAGCCCCGCAAAGAAATCAGAATGGGCATTGCCCCGAGTTCGAAACGCGGAGGACCACTTTCCCTGTTTGGAAACAGGGAGAAAAGCCCATTTCAGGGGGCACAAATGCtcggaaggagaggaggagaggccTCTTCATTTTCCCTTAATATGTCCCACCCACCCATTTACCTCCAAGTTCCAAGTTTGGAATCCAGGCATAAAGCAAAGGGTTGTTTTTCCAGCAATGCTCAGGAGCACTTCTGTGGTTGGTGCGGATGCTCACAACCTTTGCCAGCAGCGCGGTGAGCAGGGAGAAATTTGTGGTACGGTGGGACTACTGCCAGCCCCCCAAATCGAGTCAGGCACCAATCAACTGAAGAGGATTCAATTAAATGCCATCACCGAGCTGAGCCCTCATCTTTGGCACCGGATGGGTGTCTAAAAGGCATCTCTAGTTCTCCCTCTGAGGAGCAGGATATCTTAAGCCCGGGGGTAGGCCCCTGGATCGAACAGGCAGCAATTCAGCAGGTGCTTCTCTCCCTAGAGCTGGGGATGAGGGCCTGGCATGCCCTCAGAGAAAAAGCTGGCTCCCCGCCCTCAAAACAGGCCTCAGTTCCACCAGCTTCGGAATCAGACAGAACACTTCAGCCAGACGGAGAATTTTCTTTAGAATGGACAAAGGATATTCCTGAAAGAGGGGCATCAAATTGTAAACCTGCAAAGGTTGGCTGAAAAAGCGTTCTGTGAGACCCAAAAGTTGGTGCAGTTGGGTGCTGTTCCAGTTTGGCATTCTCATGGATCCTATGCAGCTTTGGGATAACAAGGCCAATGTTGGCCTTTTCTGTTCAGACAGCATTCCTGCTCAAAGCCTCTAATTTTGATCATGCATCACCGACACCAATCCCTATACACCAGAAGCGTGCAAGGTGGCTCACTTGCTCCCATCATGACTTGTGCCATTCTGGCTGTGCACAATCAGCTTGCACAGTTCTAAATTCTGCACTGAAGCTTTTTACTATATTTCTTCAGTCCCATGCACACCCATGGACACCTATTTTCCTCCTGTAGACATGCCACCCAGATCACGTTGTGGCCTCGTGGTGACGGGGTTCAACCGGCCTTGGGGAGAGCCAGTTCAATTCCCCTCAGCCACGGAAGTTCCCAGTGGGCCTAATTGTCCCCTCTTGgcccagcctacctcgcagggttgttgtaggggaaATTTGCAGAATGGGTTTTTAACATAGATAAATGTAGATACTTCTATAGATAAATCTAAttgtcccccgttgggggagatgggcggtgatacaaatttgaataataaataataaataaataaataaataattgccttggAAAGCTGGTGTGATGTAAGCCCTGCCTAAGTCACAGGGTGGGGCTCCTGAACTAATACCAGCctaatagaatttaaaataaaggagCTAAACTCAAACAGCTT of the Candoia aspera isolate rCanAsp1 chromosome 17, rCanAsp1.hap2, whole genome shotgun sequence genome contains:
- the KCNK4 gene encoding potassium channel subfamily K member 4, with protein sequence MRRTTVLALGSIVLVYLVMGAFIFRLLEQPHEASRQVKIQVYLEQFLKEHGCVAVEELEELIQQVSEATGAGVDPVVNGSNASTSHWDMDSAIFFAGTVITTIGFGNISPKTRHGQLFCIFYALVGIPLFGMLLAGVGDHLGSSLRKGIGKVEDIFLKWQVSATIVRVISALLFILIGCLLFVSLPTIVFQHVEGWTLLESVYFVVITLTTIGFGDYVAGDTKSHDYFWYQPLVVVWILLGLAYFASILTMIGNWLRVLSRRTRAEMGDLTAHAASWTGNVASQLRVPSMGFPEKLHRVASLKGKPLSPSAILPQGENPLSSPPPAFMLQHPGLMPATAPLCLGPSSSPSQNVAQLNTRNVVSPRPIDYTGENLAFIDESSDTLSEGGPPSTRLPRRWRPRARHRADPREPLGLPMILLSRNRDKGESV